Below is a genomic region from Vicia villosa cultivar HV-30 ecotype Madison, WI unplaced genomic scaffold, Vvil1.0 ctg.001291F_1_1, whole genome shotgun sequence.
CAAACTATATGTATAGTGTGTGACACATTGCACAAGCCTTTAATACATTGTTTCAAACCATATTTCATTTATATAATAATGCTTCTAAAACTTGCATGAGGTTCCAAGCCTCTGTCTCTGcctcttcatcttcttttcttTACTATTAACAAAAGCTGGGATTAATAACCTTTGAAAATTCTCAAGAAACTGGTTCCACTTCTCTTCATCCATATCTGTCAGGTTCACAAAACATGAATTTTTCACCAAATCATTCACACTATTATCTCCAGAAGAACTCGCAACCGAAGAAGAACTCGCAATCGAAGAGTCGCTTCTTTGTTTCTCACCCGAAAACTGCCAAGATTTTTCATTGATAGCCGCGTTTTTCACCAACACAGATAGCTTTGAAATATCGCCTTCTTCCTCCTCCATTACACTCTCTTCTAGTTTAGAAAGTTTAGTTCTACAGTTTCCGTTTTTCATTCGGAATTGAGATGGTAATAACACTGATGTTGgattctcttctatatttaagaCTAAATCAGAATCCGGATCCTCGCAATCTAACTGAAAAAGGGTCGCATCTTTGTCTCCTACTTTTGTCTCAAAAGATGATAAATCTTCATGATCTAATAGCTTCTTCGCCTCAATACATATAAGCTCAAGCTCACTAGGTTCTTCATCGTGACAGTGAAATTCTCTACTCATCATATCGCCGATCTCAGCTAGACAAAGACCAAAGGCTGCTGCTTCTTTGAGGAACAAAGTACAAAGAATCAAAACTCGCAAGCATGCTTCTCGAATCATTGGAAGCTCCATTCTAAGCATTTCTGAATCACGAAATGGATCTAGTCGAGATATGTACTTCAGCTCATCGTCAGAGAAAGGAATTGAAGCTTGAGGCCAATGGATCCATTCAAAATAAGGATCTTCCAGATTTTCAGGTAGACAAAGACCATGATCAATAGGAAAAAGCTCAACCCGGTCAAACCTTCCAAGCCCGTCAAGCTTCTTGACGAGAAGATTTCCTGCGTGTCTGTCTGTATTTAAGATGCGCACATCTAAAATTCCGATCCTATGAACAGAAGTAACAGGAAAACTAGAAGTTCCATGATCACTTGCATCAAAATCATGAGGAATGTAATGTTGGAGTGATGCAATCTTGCTTACTTGCTTCTTGTTAAGACACATATTACCATTGACCATGTCGTTAACATTAAAAATAGTGTGAGTAACCTTCACAAGTGCAGTAGAAGGCACATTCGCGAAATGATCATGATCAAGAAGGTAAGCTGCAACTTCTCTGAATCCCGTCTCTCCAACCCTCACGGACCTTTTCAAACCTGGTTGTCCGAGAGCTTTACCAACGAAACCTTTCGGATTGTTtggtgtaacgcccggaaaataagtatatacttgatttggacgtttgtgacgtttattggaat
It encodes:
- the LOC131634433 gene encoding phosphatidylinositol 4-kinase gamma 7-like, encoding MVNGNMCLNKKQVSKIASLQHYIPHDFDASDHGTSSFPVTSVHRIGILDVRILNTDRHAGNLLVKKLDGLGRFDRVELFPIDHGLCLPENLEDPYFEWIHWPQASIPFSDDELKYISRLDPFRDSEMLRMELPMIREACLRVLILCTLFLKEAAAFGLCLAEIGDMMSREFHCHDEEPSELELICIEAKKLLDHEDLSSFETKVGDKDATLFQLDCEDPDSDLVLNIEENPTSVLLPSQFRMKNGNCRTKLSKLEESVMEEEEGDISKLSVLVKNAAINEKSWQFSGEKQRSDSSIASSSSVASSSGDNSVNDLVKNSCFVNLTDMDEEKWNQFLENFQRLLIPAFVNSKEKKMKRQRQRLGTSCKF